The segment TGGCTCCGTTAGCACCACCGCCGGTCAGATGTTCTATATTTTCTCCTTCTTTGTGCTTTGTCGTTTTTCGTTTTCATTTCAAGTGAGTTTAGAGTTGGTCTCCTTTGTGTCTCAAGCATTTAATGAGCTCTTGCCCGTCTCTTTTGGATCTTTTGTTGATTTCGCTGTAGCCATGGGTCTAATGGTTTAATTGTGCAGCAGTGGCTGTGGTTGGTGTTGGCGGTTCAGACAGTTTCCTGTTTTAGATCTGGGATCTCATTTGTTCTTGAGTCTGGTTTATGGGTTAGTCGTTTGTAGCTCTGGTTTGCTAAGGGGTGGTTCATGTCAGCTTGGTTCGTGTGTTAAGCTTGGTCTGTGGTAGTCTTAAAACAAGCAGTAGTAGTTCTGTTTTAATCCTTTGTAAAAGTTGAAGTAGCAGATTTGTTTCGTATGGTAGTGTCTCAATGATCGTTTGCCGTTCGTGTCTATTCCGTGAGTCTATCGGGAGTGGTTCATCGGTTAAAGTTTCGTGTTGGTTGAAAATGTGTGTGGGCTTCTATCTAGGAGTAAGTGGACGCTGAATGCGTCGCTTCCGTATCCGAAAGTTGTGTGGACCAGAGTAGAGTTCCCTCTTGTCGGATTATGAAGTCGTGCGGTTTTTGGTTCTATGGACGTTATCGTCTGGCGGGCGTGAGCAGCAGCAGCGATAAGTCGGTACACTGGGTGTAGGAAGTGAATATTGTCGCAAGGCAGGCTATGGGCAGCTGCGAAAATTCCCGATCATTGGTTACTACTTGGATTTAAATTTGCTTTTTTAACTTGTAAGGTTGTTAAGTCTTAAGTTGGCATGTTTGTTTGTTGCCGTAAGCTGCCCCGAAGTGGGTTGTAGTTGCCGTCTCGATGTAGGCTCTTGGGTTTGGGGATTGTTCTTTCATCCCGTGGTTTATGTATCAAGTAGTGTCTGTTTCTTTGAAAACAAATGGTACTTTTCAGgcggaaaaaaaaagacacatcCACATATCTCTTGGACCGACCAAAGTTACTGAACCAAACCATTCTAAagacaaaactaaaataaaaaacactatTAATATAcgttaaaatcaaaaaccaaaaccatTTGAAAACAATCACAAAGAACACCAAAAAGAACAAAAGTATGAGAAtactttttctcttctctctattcttcttcctcttcttccactCATCATCCTCTTCAAGAACTTCATCAGAATCTCGCATCTTCATCTACGGTGGATGTTCACCGGAAAAATACACACCAAACACTCCTTTCGAATCAAACCGAGACACTTTCCTCTCTTCCGTCGTTACTTCCTCCTCAGACGCCTCCTTCAACAGCTTCGCCGTCGGCAACgactcttcctcctcctctagcGATATCTTCGGCCTTTATCAATGCCGTGACGATCTCCGACCTTCTGACTGCTCAAAATGTATCCAAAACTCCGTTGATCAAATCACTCTCCTCTGTTCTTACTCTTACGGTGCTTCTCTCCAGCTCCAAGGCTGCTTCTTGCGTTACGAGACCTATGATTTTCTCGGGAAACAAGACACGAGTCTTAGGTACAAGAAGTGTAGTTCCAAGAGCGTTGAGAACGATTATGATTTCTTTAAACGGAGAGACGATGTGTTGTCGGATCTTGAgtcgactcaactaggttacaAAGTTAGCCGGTCCGGTTTAGTAGAAGGTTATGCTCAGTGTGTTGGTGACTTGAGTCCTAGTGACTGTACGGCTTGTCTTGGAGAAGCTGTTGGGAAGTTAAAGAATCTTTGTGGCTCGGCGGTTGCAGCTGAGGTTTACTTGGCTCAGTGCTATGCTCGTTATTGGGGTTCGGGTTACTACGACTTCTCTCCAGGTCGGTCCATAAATTCAAGCTTAGTCTATTGAGTATTGCTTTAGTTACATTACTTCTTAATCGTTTACAACTCACGCACATAACATAGTCATGCACACTAGTTTAAACATCAGTTTTTTTACTCTATACAATTAATATATGCATGCACACCAATTTATTAAGTTTGTTATGACATATTAGTTGCGTAAATTAAAAGGTTATATATTGAGCTCACTAGTTATCTTTCATGGACTATATAGTTAGTGCTATGATTATGTAATTTAAACTTAatcagtttttaataaaaaaaaactcaaatcagTATAATTAATAGAAATGTGTGAGAATTTGACCTAGTTTAAAATTCCGCCGCTCGTAACTGATAAAATCACGAGTGCAGTGACTTGGTTGCACGAGAAAGCTGAAGAAATCATACTTTTTAATCCTTTATTCTGGAAGACACCATTAagtattgaataaaataaaattatcttttgAATGATTCGTTCGAAAATT is part of the Raphanus sativus cultivar WK10039 chromosome 5, ASM80110v3, whole genome shotgun sequence genome and harbors:
- the LOC108861175 gene encoding plasmodesmata-located protein 8, which translates into the protein MRILFLFSLFFFLFFHSSSSSRTSSESRIFIYGGCSPEKYTPNTPFESNRDTFLSSVVTSSSDASFNSFAVGNDSSSSSSDIFGLYQCRDDLRPSDCSKCIQNSVDQITLLCSYSYGASLQLQGCFLRYETYDFLGKQDTSLRYKKCSSKSVENDYDFFKRRDDVLSDLESTQLGYKVSRSGLVEGYAQCVGDLSPSDCTACLGEAVGKLKNLCGSAVAAEVYLAQCYARYWGSGYYDFSPDPTNGDHVGKSIAIIVGVIAGFAILVILLSLCRNSMH